Proteins from one Arthrobacter sp. DNA4 genomic window:
- the rpsO gene encoding 30S ribosomal protein S15, with amino-acid sequence MALDAAVKQSIIKEYATAEGDTGSPEVQVAVLTQRIKDLTEHMKEHKHDYHTQRGLLAMVGRRKRMLSYLKKTDIARYRSLIERLGLRR; translated from the coding sequence GTGGCACTTGACGCCGCTGTAAAGCAGTCCATCATCAAGGAATACGCAACCGCCGAAGGCGACACCGGTTCACCGGAGGTCCAGGTTGCGGTCCTGACCCAGCGGATCAAGGATCTGACTGAGCACATGAAGGAGCACAAGCACGACTACCACACCCAGCGCGGTCTGCTGGCCATGGTTGGTCGCCGCAAGCGCATGCTGAGCTACCTCAAGAAGACTGACATCGCCCGCTACCGTTCGCTCATCGAGCGCCTCGGCCTGCGCCGCTAG
- a CDS encoding polyribonucleotide nucleotidyltransferase, which yields MEGPEIQFSEAVIDNGRFGKRVIRFETGKLAKQAAGAAMVYIDDDTALLSATTAGKHPREGFDFFPLTVDVEERMYAAGRIPGSFFRREGRPSTEAILACRLMDRPLRPAFIKGLRNEVQIVVTVLAINPDELYDVVAINASSMSTQLSGLPFSGPIGGVRVALVNDENGSQWVAFPKHSQLENSVFNMVVAVRVAGDDVAIMMVEAEATDNSWNLIKEQGATAPTEEVVAEGLEAAKPFIKALCDAQADLAARAAKPTVEFPVFLDYEDDAYAAVESAAADKLAAVFQIADKQERDNASDALKDEVLAGLAGQFEGREKELSAAFRSVTKHVVRQRILKDQVRIDGRGLTDIRQLTAEVEVLPRVHGSAIFERGETQIMGVTTLNMLKMEQQIDSLSPVTRKRYMHNYNFPPYSTGETGRVGSPKRREIGHGALAERALVPVLPSREEFPYAIRQVSEALGSNGSTSMGSVCASTLSLLNAGVPLKAAVAGIAMGLVSDQVDGQTRYAALTDILGAEDAFGDMDFKVAGTSEFVTAIQLDTKLDGIPASVLAAALKQAREARLHILEVLNSAIDTPDELSEFAPRVIAVKIPVDKIGEVIGPKGKMINQIQEDTGADISIEDDGTVYIGATNGPSADAARSAINAIANPQVPEIGERYLGTVVKTTTFGAFVSLTPGKDGLLHISELRKLANGKRVDNVDDVVSVGQKVQVEITKIDDRGKLSLAPVVAEEEGAEADTERAHTTEPAEGAEV from the coding sequence TTGGAGGGTCCCGAAATCCAGTTCTCGGAAGCAGTCATTGACAATGGCCGTTTTGGCAAGCGCGTAATCCGCTTCGAAACCGGTAAGCTTGCCAAGCAGGCAGCCGGCGCGGCCATGGTGTACATCGACGATGACACCGCGCTGCTGTCCGCCACCACCGCCGGCAAGCACCCGCGTGAAGGCTTCGACTTTTTCCCGCTGACGGTCGACGTCGAAGAGCGCATGTACGCTGCCGGCCGCATCCCGGGTTCGTTCTTCCGCCGCGAAGGCCGCCCGTCCACCGAGGCCATCCTGGCCTGCCGCCTGATGGACCGTCCGCTGCGCCCCGCCTTCATCAAGGGCCTGCGCAACGAGGTCCAGATCGTGGTCACCGTCCTGGCGATCAACCCGGACGAGCTCTACGACGTGGTGGCCATCAACGCTTCCTCCATGTCCACGCAGCTGTCGGGCCTGCCGTTCTCCGGCCCCATCGGCGGCGTCCGCGTTGCCCTGGTGAACGACGAAAACGGATCCCAGTGGGTTGCTTTCCCCAAGCACTCCCAGCTCGAGAACTCCGTGTTCAACATGGTGGTTGCCGTCCGCGTAGCCGGTGACGACGTCGCCATCATGATGGTGGAGGCCGAAGCCACGGACAACTCCTGGAACCTCATCAAGGAACAGGGCGCCACCGCCCCCACCGAAGAGGTTGTGGCCGAGGGCCTGGAGGCTGCCAAGCCGTTCATCAAGGCCCTGTGCGACGCCCAGGCCGACCTCGCCGCCCGCGCTGCCAAGCCCACGGTCGAGTTCCCGGTCTTCCTTGACTACGAGGACGACGCTTACGCCGCCGTCGAGTCCGCTGCCGCCGACAAGCTCGCCGCCGTCTTCCAGATCGCCGACAAGCAGGAACGCGACAACGCTTCCGACGCACTCAAGGACGAGGTCCTCGCCGGCCTCGCCGGTCAGTTCGAAGGCCGCGAGAAGGAACTGTCCGCAGCATTCCGCTCGGTCACCAAGCACGTTGTGCGCCAGCGCATCCTCAAGGACCAGGTCCGCATCGACGGCCGCGGCCTGACGGACATCCGCCAGCTCACCGCCGAGGTCGAGGTCCTGCCCCGCGTCCACGGCTCCGCCATCTTCGAACGCGGCGAGACCCAGATCATGGGTGTCACCACGCTGAACATGCTCAAGATGGAACAGCAGATCGACTCGCTGTCGCCGGTGACGCGCAAGCGCTACATGCACAACTACAACTTCCCGCCGTACTCCACCGGTGAAACCGGCCGCGTGGGCTCGCCCAAGCGCCGCGAAATCGGCCACGGCGCCCTGGCCGAACGTGCACTCGTGCCCGTCCTGCCGTCCCGCGAGGAATTCCCCTACGCCATCCGCCAGGTGTCCGAAGCCCTCGGCTCCAACGGTTCGACGTCGATGGGTTCCGTCTGCGCCTCCACCCTGTCCCTGCTGAACGCCGGTGTGCCCCTGAAGGCCGCCGTCGCCGGCATCGCCATGGGCCTGGTCTCCGACCAGGTGGACGGCCAGACCCGCTACGCAGCCCTGACCGACATCCTCGGCGCCGAAGACGCCTTCGGTGACATGGACTTCAAGGTTGCCGGTACCTCCGAGTTCGTCACGGCCATCCAGCTGGACACCAAGCTCGACGGCATCCCCGCATCCGTTCTGGCAGCGGCCCTCAAGCAGGCCCGCGAAGCACGCCTGCACATCCTCGAGGTCCTCAACTCGGCCATTGACACCCCGGACGAGCTCTCCGAGTTCGCACCGCGCGTCATCGCCGTAAAGATCCCCGTGGACAAGATCGGCGAGGTCATCGGCCCCAAGGGCAAGATGATCAACCAGATCCAGGAGGACACCGGCGCCGATATCTCCATCGAGGACGACGGCACGGTCTACATTGGCGCCACGAACGGTCCGTCTGCAGACGCAGCACGCTCCGCCATCAACGCCATCGCCAACCCGCAGGTCCCCGAGATCGGCGAGCGTTACCTGGGCACGGTCGTCAAGACCACCACCTTCGGTGCCTTCGTATCGCTGACCCCGGGCAAGGACGGCCTCCTGCACATCTCCGAGCTCCGCAAGCTGGCCAACGGCAAGCGCGTGGACAACGTCGACGACGTAGTCTCGGTGGGCCAGAAGGTCCAGGTGGAAATCACCAAGATCGATGACCGTGGAAAGCTCTCGCTCGCCCCGGTGGTTGCCGAGGAAGAAGGCGCGGAGGCCGACACCGAACGCGCCCACACCACGGAGCCCGCTGAAGGCGCTGAGGTCTAA
- a CDS encoding pitrilysin family protein, whose translation MTVVPLPLVQNHAGDTLVHGSDGGSEVRRSVLPGGVRVLTEAMPGQRSATIGFWVGVGSRDEAPGQHGSTHFLEHLLFKGTRRRTALEIASAFDEVGGESNAATAKESTCYFARVLDSDLPMAIDVIADMITGAVLDPAEMEQERDVILEEIAMDSDDPTDVAHEHFVAKVLGSHPLGRPIGGTPAAIKAVARDSVWEHYRRYYKPEELVITAAGGLDHDVVCGLVVDALQAAGWSLEPDAAPVQRRSTERALITGTAGLHVVKRAVEQANIIMGCPTIVATDERRYVMSVLNAVLGGGMSSRLFQEVREKRGLVYSTYSFASSYADAGYFGMYAGCTPSKVRQVLDLLAIELDKLAEHGISEDELRKAVGQLGGGIVLALEDTGSRMSRLGRAELVSGEYQDIDETLRLIKAVTVEQVQELAAELAAAPRTVTVVGPFEENETFGL comes from the coding sequence ATGACTGTTGTACCCCTGCCGCTTGTGCAGAACCACGCCGGCGACACCCTGGTCCACGGCTCCGACGGCGGGTCCGAGGTCCGGCGTTCCGTGCTGCCGGGGGGAGTGCGGGTACTGACGGAAGCGATGCCGGGCCAACGGTCAGCCACCATCGGGTTCTGGGTGGGCGTAGGCTCCCGCGACGAAGCTCCCGGCCAGCACGGATCCACCCACTTCCTTGAACACCTGCTGTTCAAGGGCACCAGGCGCCGCACGGCCCTTGAGATCGCCTCCGCCTTTGATGAGGTGGGCGGCGAGTCGAACGCCGCCACCGCCAAGGAAAGCACCTGCTACTTTGCCCGGGTCCTGGACTCAGACCTGCCGATGGCCATCGACGTCATAGCGGACATGATCACCGGCGCCGTACTGGACCCTGCCGAAATGGAGCAGGAACGGGACGTCATCCTCGAGGAAATCGCCATGGACAGCGATGACCCCACCGATGTTGCCCACGAGCACTTCGTGGCCAAGGTCCTGGGCAGCCACCCGCTTGGCCGCCCCATAGGCGGCACCCCCGCAGCCATCAAGGCCGTTGCCAGGGACTCCGTATGGGAGCACTACCGCAGGTACTACAAGCCGGAGGAACTGGTCATCACCGCAGCGGGCGGGCTCGACCACGACGTCGTCTGCGGACTCGTGGTGGACGCCCTCCAGGCCGCGGGCTGGTCCCTGGAACCGGACGCCGCACCGGTGCAGCGGCGCTCCACCGAACGCGCCCTGATCACCGGAACCGCCGGCCTGCACGTGGTCAAGCGCGCAGTGGAGCAGGCGAACATCATCATGGGATGCCCCACCATCGTTGCCACCGACGAACGCCGCTACGTCATGAGCGTCCTCAATGCGGTGCTCGGCGGCGGCATGTCCTCCAGGCTGTTCCAGGAAGTCCGCGAGAAGCGCGGCCTGGTGTACTCCACCTACTCCTTTGCCTCGTCCTACGCCGACGCCGGCTATTTCGGCATGTACGCGGGCTGCACACCGTCCAAGGTACGGCAAGTGCTGGACCTGCTGGCGATCGAGCTGGACAAGCTCGCCGAACACGGAATCTCCGAGGACGAGCTCCGCAAGGCCGTGGGACAGCTTGGCGGCGGAATCGTCCTGGCCCTGGAAGACACCGGTTCGCGGATGTCCCGGCTGGGCAGGGCCGAACTGGTGTCCGGCGAATACCAGGACATTGATGAGACGCTTCGCCTCATCAAGGCCGTCACCGTTGAACAGGTCCAGGAACTGGCTGCCGAACTGGCCGCAGCGCCTCGGACCGTCACGGTGGTTGGCCCGTTCGAGGAGAACGAGACGTTCGGGCTATAG
- a CDS encoding DUF1579 family protein, producing MSGLLGRWRGQTKVAAGPWGPERSVDAEVTYSQVAGGLGVVQSYRHVEPDGSHFEGHGIFTVDPVHNDVLWYYVDSTGVPPGTAARCTWRDGVLRVDRPSDAGWTRHSLLLRDGVLTHVTELRSSAKDDDGGAAGADAAADGRSQAYRPFMRSVFHRA from the coding sequence TTGTCCGGCCTTCTGGGCCGCTGGCGGGGCCAAACAAAGGTCGCTGCAGGCCCATGGGGGCCCGAACGCAGCGTCGACGCCGAGGTGACCTACAGCCAGGTAGCCGGGGGACTGGGCGTCGTGCAGAGCTACCGCCACGTCGAACCGGACGGCAGCCACTTTGAAGGCCACGGCATCTTCACCGTCGATCCGGTCCACAACGACGTGCTCTGGTACTACGTGGACAGTACCGGCGTGCCGCCCGGCACTGCCGCGCGCTGCACCTGGCGGGACGGCGTCCTCCGCGTTGATCGCCCCAGCGACGCAGGCTGGACACGCCACTCCCTCCTGCTCCGTGACGGTGTCCTGACCCACGTCACCGAGTTGCGTTCAAGTGCCAAGGACGACGACGGCGGCGCGGCAGGTGCGGACGCCGCAGCGGACGGGCGAAGCCAGGCCTACAGGCCGTTCATGCGCTCGGTCTTCCACCGGGCCTGA
- a CDS encoding HNH endonuclease signature motif containing protein, whose protein sequence is MGISGGFGAVLEGVHTSVAALDALALEDRNLEHSALTAAAGDIDVLQHRYELCLEGLELTARLEAQLAAVKSRQVARAVEFQQAMTPPDASVQDRTYAQMSVVEEIAGVLTLSSAAAGAFVEQSRRVCSLPPVMNALAAGAMSWQHARIVADETEGLTAEGAASLVAHFFDPDTPHPARGAAPGEIVPSRFRAKVRGWRERHHPESIEKRHAKGVADRRMEYTPDRDGMAWISLYLPGDTACAIWNRTTATARGLQGPGEERTVTQLRPDIAASLLLGTKNTTQTGKSTEVGKVPTPRADVLVTVPVLSLLGQTDEPATLDGFGPIPASMARKLVADGADSFYRVLVDPRDGAPLEIGRKNYRLTETIKRSIRLRDAKCTFPGCNNRTPDNDTDHLTAWQHGGVTGASNLAQLCPRHHRLKHNSMWTPGPANKNEPPGWTSPTGRHYSPEHRDAEPTHWPLAANAFPDVESALLDTGPQEKFLEPEAIPLDDPLWEEFYSRPFVLPPDPLKDCWNMMQPWP, encoded by the coding sequence ATGGGAATCAGCGGTGGTTTTGGGGCGGTGTTGGAGGGTGTTCATACCTCTGTTGCAGCCCTTGATGCTCTCGCTCTTGAAGACCGGAACCTCGAACATTCTGCGCTGACTGCTGCGGCTGGAGATATTGACGTGCTGCAGCACCGGTACGAGCTGTGCCTGGAAGGGTTGGAGCTTACGGCCCGGCTGGAAGCACAGCTCGCGGCGGTAAAGTCGCGGCAGGTTGCCCGGGCCGTTGAGTTCCAGCAGGCGATGACGCCGCCGGACGCCTCGGTTCAGGACCGGACCTACGCGCAGATGTCGGTCGTGGAGGAGATCGCCGGGGTCCTGACCCTCAGCTCTGCCGCAGCTGGGGCGTTCGTGGAGCAGTCACGGCGGGTCTGCTCCCTGCCGCCCGTTATGAACGCCTTGGCCGCGGGCGCGATGTCCTGGCAGCACGCCCGAATCGTTGCCGACGAAACCGAAGGCCTCACCGCCGAGGGCGCGGCGTCGCTGGTGGCGCACTTCTTCGACCCCGACACACCCCACCCCGCCCGCGGTGCCGCCCCCGGTGAAATTGTCCCGTCACGGTTTCGGGCGAAGGTCCGTGGGTGGCGGGAACGCCACCACCCCGAGTCGATCGAGAAGCGCCACGCAAAGGGAGTGGCTGACCGGCGGATGGAATACACCCCAGACCGGGACGGCATGGCCTGGATCTCCCTCTACCTCCCTGGCGATACCGCCTGCGCCATCTGGAACCGGACCACCGCGACCGCCCGCGGCCTCCAGGGCCCCGGCGAAGAGCGCACCGTCACCCAGCTCCGCCCCGACATCGCAGCATCCCTGCTCCTCGGCACTAAGAACACCACACAGACCGGGAAATCCACGGAGGTCGGGAAGGTCCCCACCCCGCGGGCCGACGTCCTGGTCACCGTGCCGGTACTCTCCCTCCTCGGCCAGACCGACGAACCAGCCACGCTGGACGGTTTCGGCCCAATCCCGGCATCCATGGCCCGCAAACTTGTCGCAGACGGGGCTGACTCGTTCTACCGGGTCCTGGTCGACCCCCGTGACGGGGCACCACTGGAAATCGGCAGGAAGAACTACCGGCTCACCGAAACCATCAAACGCTCGATCCGGCTGCGCGACGCCAAGTGCACCTTCCCCGGCTGCAACAACCGCACCCCCGACAACGACACCGACCACCTCACCGCCTGGCAACACGGCGGCGTTACCGGAGCAAGTAATTTGGCCCAGCTGTGCCCAAGGCACCACCGGCTCAAACACAACAGCATGTGGACACCCGGCCCGGCCAACAAGAATGAACCACCCGGCTGGACCTCACCCACCGGACGCCATTACAGCCCAGAACACCGGGATGCAGAACCAACCCACTGGCCACTCGCCGCGAACGCGTTTCCCGATGTGGAAAGTGCATTGCTGGACACAGGCCCGCAGGAAAAGTTTCTTGAGCCAGAAGCGATCCCCCTCGACGACCCCCTATGGGAAGAGTTTTACTCGCGCCCTTTCGTGCTGCCGCCAGACCCATTGAAGGACTGTTGGAACATGATGCAGCCCTGGCCATAG
- a CDS encoding MoaD/ThiS family protein: protein MLVRYFAAARAAAGFEEEKFQLPEDATVADLLAAIAAVERAEPPAGTPPLPRLLSRSSFLLNEVAVRDHATILGPDDVVDVLPPFAGG from the coding sequence ATGCTTGTACGCTATTTTGCTGCCGCGCGCGCTGCAGCAGGTTTCGAGGAAGAAAAGTTCCAGCTGCCCGAGGACGCCACGGTGGCGGACCTGCTGGCAGCCATCGCCGCCGTGGAGCGCGCCGAGCCTCCGGCGGGCACTCCTCCGCTTCCCCGGCTTCTTTCGCGGAGCAGCTTCCTGCTCAATGAGGTGGCCGTGCGGGACCACGCAACCATTCTTGGCCCCGACGACGTCGTGGATGTTCTGCCGCCGTTCGCCGGGGGCTAA
- the moaA gene encoding GTP 3',8-cyclase MoaA: protein MSVQLGMPQPREEAASALPGVPARRPADAPAGLADRYGRRATDMRLSLTDKCNLRCTYCMPAEGLEWLAKQAVMSAGEIVRIVKVGVEQLGVRELRLTGGEPLVRHDLVDIIAALRANHPDLPISMTTNGVGLAKKAAALKDAGLTRINVSLDSLHEETFTKLTRRPFLNQVLAGVDAAWAAGLGPVKLNAVLMRGINDAESPQLLAWALERGYELRFIEQMPLDADHGWTRRNMITAAEIRALLSRDYVLTPDPRARDGAPAERFEVRRRVADPGDGAGSADGPVLGTVGIIASVTEPFCADCRRTRITAEGKIMSCLFSREEFDLLGLLRAGAGDAELAQRWQDAMWVKPKAHGMDHVGLDAPDFVQPDRSMSAIGG, encoded by the coding sequence ATGAGTGTCCAGCTAGGCATGCCGCAGCCGCGGGAGGAAGCAGCATCGGCGCTGCCCGGCGTCCCCGCACGCCGGCCCGCGGATGCACCGGCGGGGCTGGCGGACAGGTATGGCCGCCGCGCCACGGACATGAGGCTGTCCCTGACGGACAAGTGCAACCTCCGCTGCACCTACTGCATGCCGGCGGAAGGCCTGGAATGGCTCGCCAAGCAGGCAGTGATGTCGGCCGGGGAAATCGTGCGGATCGTCAAGGTCGGCGTGGAGCAGCTGGGGGTCCGGGAGTTGCGGCTGACCGGCGGTGAGCCGCTGGTCCGTCATGACCTGGTGGACATCATCGCGGCCCTGCGGGCCAACCACCCGGACCTGCCGATCTCCATGACCACCAACGGCGTCGGCCTGGCAAAGAAGGCGGCGGCTCTCAAGGACGCCGGGCTGACCCGCATCAACGTGTCGCTGGATTCACTGCATGAAGAGACGTTCACCAAGCTGACCCGGCGCCCGTTCCTCAACCAGGTCCTGGCCGGGGTCGACGCTGCTTGGGCTGCCGGCTTGGGCCCGGTCAAACTGAACGCGGTCCTGATGCGGGGCATCAACGACGCCGAGTCGCCACAGCTGCTGGCATGGGCGCTGGAGCGCGGGTACGAACTGCGGTTCATCGAACAGATGCCGCTCGACGCCGACCATGGCTGGACCCGCCGCAACATGATCACCGCCGCCGAAATCCGCGCACTGCTGTCCCGTGACTACGTGCTCACCCCCGATCCCCGGGCACGCGATGGCGCTCCCGCGGAGCGGTTTGAAGTACGACGGCGGGTGGCAGACCCGGGGGACGGCGCCGGCTCCGCTGACGGTCCCGTCCTTGGGACGGTGGGAATCATCGCCTCCGTCACCGAGCCGTTCTGCGCTGACTGCCGGCGCACCAGGATTACTGCCGAGGGCAAGATCATGAGCTGCCTGTTCTCACGCGAGGAGTTCGACCTGCTGGGCCTGCTGCGGGCGGGCGCCGGCGATGCGGAACTGGCGCAGCGGTGGCAGGACGCCATGTGGGTCAAACCAAAGGCCCACGGCATGGACCATGTGGGACTGGACGCTCCGGACTTCGTCCAGCCGGACCGCAGCATGAGCGCCATCGGGGGCTGA
- a CDS encoding molybdopterin-dependent oxidoreductase, giving the protein MRSSRQEHGAVDDAAGLGERAESPVRHQAVLRTGPRWAAAAGISAAAGGVAAGELLAGFASPSLSPLTAVGGAVIDAVPPGVKDWAIALFGTADKAALLAGMALAIAALAAVAGVLERRQRFAGAAVMGIFGLAGVAAVLTRSQATPAALMLPLLAAAVAVVLLRFLARRLQAWEDLEPGDAGPGGGGPAGTAAAARRGFLRSLAATAAATALIGVVAGVWRGAAAAVSEARARISLPVPASPAPPIPAAAEPGVAGMTPLVTPNPDFYRIDTALAVPAVNPETWGLKVTGMVAREVQFSFADLLAKPLVERHVTIACVSNEVGGDLIGNARWLGWPVRELLALAGPQPGADMVLSRSADGWTAGTPLDVLTDGRDALLAVGMNGEPLPLEHGFPVRLVVPGLYGYVSATKWVTELKVTRFADDAGYWTPRGWSARGPIKTSSRIDVPRSGRRVSAGTVVLAGVAWAQHTGIRKVELRINRGPWREAELAPGISVDTWYQWKLAVDLTPGQYEVQVRATNLLGEPQDETARPPAPDGATGFHTVRVDVKS; this is encoded by the coding sequence ATGAGGAGTTCCCGGCAAGAGCACGGGGCGGTCGACGACGCCGCCGGCCTTGGGGAGCGTGCGGAGAGTCCCGTCCGGCACCAGGCAGTCCTGCGCACCGGGCCCCGGTGGGCTGCGGCTGCCGGAATAAGTGCAGCCGCCGGCGGCGTCGCAGCGGGGGAGCTGTTGGCGGGTTTTGCCAGCCCCTCCCTTTCGCCGCTGACCGCTGTGGGCGGGGCTGTCATCGATGCCGTCCCGCCCGGTGTCAAGGACTGGGCCATCGCCCTCTTCGGCACGGCGGACAAGGCTGCGCTCCTGGCGGGCATGGCGCTGGCCATTGCCGCGCTGGCCGCAGTTGCCGGCGTCCTTGAGCGCCGCCAGCGGTTCGCCGGTGCCGCCGTGATGGGCATCTTCGGGCTGGCCGGCGTGGCAGCGGTCCTGACACGGTCCCAGGCGACCCCGGCGGCCCTGATGCTTCCGCTCCTGGCCGCGGCCGTCGCCGTCGTGCTGTTGCGGTTCCTGGCCCGGAGGCTGCAGGCGTGGGAGGACCTGGAACCGGGAGACGCAGGCCCCGGAGGGGGAGGGCCTGCCGGAACCGCAGCCGCTGCCCGCCGCGGTTTCCTTCGATCCCTTGCCGCCACTGCCGCGGCGACCGCCCTGATCGGAGTGGTTGCCGGTGTCTGGCGCGGCGCCGCCGCCGCGGTCAGTGAAGCCAGGGCACGCATTTCCCTTCCCGTGCCGGCGTCACCGGCACCTCCCATTCCGGCCGCCGCAGAGCCGGGCGTGGCCGGCATGACGCCGCTGGTGACCCCTAACCCGGATTTTTACCGGATCGACACAGCCTTGGCCGTCCCCGCCGTCAACCCGGAGACATGGGGCCTCAAAGTCACCGGAATGGTGGCCCGGGAAGTCCAGTTCTCCTTCGCCGACCTCCTGGCAAAGCCCCTGGTTGAACGCCATGTCACCATTGCCTGCGTTTCCAATGAGGTGGGCGGGGACCTGATCGGCAACGCCCGCTGGCTCGGCTGGCCGGTGCGCGAACTGCTGGCCCTGGCCGGTCCCCAGCCGGGGGCGGACATGGTCCTCTCCCGAAGTGCCGATGGCTGGACTGCCGGAACGCCGCTGGACGTCCTCACCGACGGCAGGGACGCGCTGCTTGCCGTTGGCATGAACGGTGAACCGCTGCCGCTGGAGCACGGCTTCCCGGTCCGCCTGGTGGTCCCCGGCCTCTACGGCTATGTTTCGGCCACGAAGTGGGTTACGGAACTCAAAGTCACCAGGTTCGCCGACGACGCCGGGTACTGGACACCGCGGGGCTGGTCCGCCCGCGGGCCCATCAAGACGTCGTCCCGCATCGACGTTCCCCGCAGCGGGCGTCGGGTCAGCGCAGGAACAGTGGTGCTGGCGGGAGTTGCCTGGGCCCAGCACACCGGCATCCGGAAAGTGGAACTGCGGATCAACCGGGGACCGTGGCGGGAAGCCGAGCTTGCCCCGGGCATCTCGGTGGACACGTGGTACCAGTGGAAGCTGGCCGTCGACCTCACCCCGGGGCAGTACGAGGTCCAGGTCCGCGCCACGAACCTGTTGGGTGAACCCCAGGACGAAACGGCGCGGCCGCCGGCGCCGGACGGAGCAACGGGATTCCACACGGTTAGAGTGGACGTGAAATCCTGA
- the moaC gene encoding cyclic pyranopterin monophosphate synthase MoaC, producing MDAVNAEQTPALTHLRQDGSAQMVDVSAKAETTREATATATVRTTPEVMRLLGTGGLPKGDALAVARVAGIMAAKKTPDLIPLCHPLPLAKVTVDFDLGEDAVAISSTVKTRGVTGVEMEALTAASVAALSVYDMIKAVDKHAVLTDIKVLAKSGGKSGDWAL from the coding sequence ATGGATGCTGTGAACGCAGAACAAACCCCCGCACTGACGCACCTGCGCCAGGACGGCAGCGCCCAGATGGTGGATGTTTCCGCCAAGGCAGAAACAACCCGCGAGGCCACGGCCACCGCCACGGTCCGGACCACCCCGGAGGTGATGCGGCTCCTGGGCACCGGCGGGCTTCCGAAGGGGGACGCGCTGGCCGTCGCCCGTGTGGCCGGCATCATGGCGGCCAAGAAGACTCCGGACCTGATTCCGCTCTGCCATCCGCTGCCCCTCGCCAAAGTCACGGTCGATTTCGACCTCGGCGAGGACGCCGTCGCCATCAGCTCCACCGTCAAGACCCGGGGCGTCACCGGAGTGGAAATGGAGGCCCTGACCGCCGCGTCGGTGGCAGCCCTCAGCGTCTACGACATGATCAAGGCCGTGGACAAACATGCCGTCCTGACAGACATCAAGGTGCTGGCCAAAAGTGGCGGCAAGAGCGGAGACTGGGCCCTGTGA
- a CDS encoding molybdenum cofactor biosynthesis protein B, with the protein MTTPNILDVPEPHRHGDVQGRKAGVVIASTRAAAGIYDDETGPVITDWLTEHGFDVFPAMVVPDGDPAGAAIRALLTQHPAIIITSGGTGLSPDDRTPDVTLPLLDREIPGIMEAIRRAGAAKTPLAALSRGYAGAAGRTFIVNLPGSPKGVMDGLTVLDPVIGHLCDQLEGGHGH; encoded by the coding sequence GTGACCACCCCCAACATCCTGGACGTCCCCGAACCGCACCGGCACGGCGACGTGCAGGGGCGGAAGGCCGGCGTCGTCATCGCCTCCACCCGGGCCGCCGCGGGCATCTACGACGACGAGACCGGACCGGTCATCACCGACTGGCTCACTGAGCATGGCTTTGACGTCTTCCCGGCCATGGTGGTCCCGGACGGCGATCCCGCGGGCGCCGCCATCCGCGCGCTCCTCACCCAGCACCCCGCCATCATCATCACCAGCGGCGGCACCGGCCTCAGCCCGGACGACCGGACACCGGACGTCACCCTGCCGCTGCTGGACCGGGAAATCCCCGGCATCATGGAGGCGATTCGCCGCGCCGGCGCTGCCAAGACCCCGCTGGCGGCCCTCAGCCGGGGCTATGCCGGCGCCGCGGGGCGCACCTTCATCGTGAACCTGCCCGGGTCGCCCAAGGGCGTCATGGACGGGTTGACCGTCCTGGACCCGGTGATCGGGCATCTTTGTGACCAGCTGGAAGGCGGACATGGGCACTGA
- a CDS encoding molybdenum cofactor biosynthesis protein MoaE: MGTEAFEVVSAVLSAEPISVDQAIAAVESDTAGAVVSFSGVVRNHDGGKAVERLSYSAHPTAHQVMADVVAGLVAEQNAEAGAGPGQPVRIWAAHRIGMLEIGEPALVCAVSAAHRGQAFAVCSDLVDRIKEQVPIWKEQFFSDGTVEWVGAGS, translated from the coding sequence ATGGGCACTGAAGCATTCGAAGTAGTGAGCGCGGTCCTGAGCGCGGAGCCCATCTCCGTGGACCAGGCAATTGCGGCAGTGGAAAGTGACACGGCGGGCGCCGTGGTCAGCTTCAGCGGTGTGGTGCGCAACCACGACGGCGGCAAGGCCGTTGAGCGCCTCAGCTACAGTGCGCACCCCACGGCGCACCAGGTGATGGCCGACGTCGTCGCGGGCCTGGTTGCCGAACAGAACGCCGAAGCAGGTGCCGGCCCCGGACAGCCCGTCCGGATCTGGGCGGCTCACCGGATCGGGATGCTGGAGATCGGGGAGCCCGCCCTGGTGTGCGCGGTGTCCGCCGCGCACCGAGGGCAGGCATTCGCGGTCTGCTCCGATCTGGTGGACCGCATCAAGGAACAGGTTCCCATCTGGAAGGAACAGTTCTTCTCGGACGGCACCGTGGAATGGGTCGGCGCAGGCAGCTGA